Part of the Wolbachia endosymbiont of Diaphorina citri genome is shown below.
ACAGGTGCAGGTTTTTGCAGGCCACAGCTTATCAGTATTGCTGATAATATAAAGAACAAGGCTATACGACACATAAACTTATCTCTAGATAGATCAACTTTCACAAAACTTTATAGTATTTTTCGTCTATTTATTACTTTCTTCATTTATTTTATCAGTCAAATATTCTCTTAAATCAGTAAGCTCTTGCAATAAATTCCTTGAATCATGATCAATTTTTACATCGTTGCCACATTCCTTTTGTACTCCTTTTATTGTATATCCTCTATCATATAGCATATATTTTATTTTCTTTATTGCCTCTATACACTTGTGATCATATAGTCTTCTTCCCTTACGTTTTATGGGTTTAATTTGATGAAATTGACTTTCCCAGAATCTTAAAACATGCTGCT
Proteins encoded:
- a CDS encoding MerR family transcriptional regulator, which codes for MNKEKLFYTIGEVAEELHLEQHVLRFWESQFHQIKPIKRKGRRLYDHKCIEAIKKIKYMLYDRGYTIKGVQKECGNDVKIDHDSRNLLQELTDLREYLTDKINEESNK